In one Sphingomonas sp. AP4-R1 genomic region, the following are encoded:
- the trbE gene encoding conjugal transfer protein TrbE, which yields MMSLAEYRHSGDHLADHLPWAALVADGIILNKDGSFQRTLAFRGPDLESATEAELVSASARANNVLKRFGTGWALFFDAERREALNYPGSDFPDAASWLVDQERRALFIEDGAHYESRYHVTLTWLPAPDGGDAAGRSLVDRPEAAEGRDWRGALATFAAETDRALDLFAAFMPEVRALSSAETLTYLHDTISTRHHPVAVPETPMYLDGLLADVPLVGGLEPMLGDRHLRSLTITGFPNVSRPGILDALNEANFPYRWVTRFIALDKADATKALTKIRRQWFNKRKSITALLREIMYNQPAQLLDSDADNKVVDADLALQALGGDHVAFGYLTTTITVSDTDRGRVEQRIRAIERITGSLGFTTIRESVNAVEAWFSSLPGHAYANVRQPIVHTLNLAHLMPLSSVWAGPTRNSHLEGPPLFVARTSGSTPFRLSTHVGDVGHMMVVGPTGAGKSVLLALIALQFRRYTGARITIFDKGYSARAAVLAMGGRHHSLGSDSEGGPMLAFQPLQRIDDPAERAWGAEWIAALFDAENVTVTPEVKDAVWSALGSLASAPPQERTMTGLTLLLQSNALRVALQPYTLDGPHGRLLDAAGSELQFADVQCFETEALLGQSNVVAPVLTYLFHRLEERFDGRPNLLILDEAWIFLDHPLFAARIREWLKTLRKKNVAVLFATQSLADIAGSSIAPAIIESCPQRILLPNDRAIEPQGREAYARFGLNDRQIEIVSRATPKRQYYLQSARGNRLFELGLGPVALALCGASNPIMQRRIDAIVAKVDRHDFTAALLADVGLDWAADLLAGFPRREGLRP from the coding sequence ATGATGTCCCTGGCCGAATATCGTCATTCGGGCGATCACCTTGCCGACCATCTGCCATGGGCAGCGCTGGTCGCAGACGGCATCATCCTGAATAAGGACGGTAGCTTCCAGCGGACGCTCGCGTTCCGTGGACCCGATCTTGAATCCGCGACGGAAGCGGAACTGGTGTCGGCGTCAGCTCGCGCCAATAACGTGCTCAAGCGGTTCGGAACCGGCTGGGCATTGTTCTTCGACGCCGAGCGGCGCGAGGCGCTGAACTATCCCGGCAGCGACTTCCCTGACGCAGCATCCTGGCTCGTCGATCAGGAACGGCGCGCCCTCTTCATCGAAGACGGCGCGCATTATGAGAGCCGCTACCATGTGACCCTGACCTGGCTGCCGGCACCGGATGGAGGCGATGCCGCCGGACGTTCCCTCGTCGATCGGCCGGAGGCAGCCGAGGGCAGGGACTGGCGGGGTGCCCTGGCGACCTTCGCTGCCGAGACCGATCGTGCGCTCGATCTGTTCGCCGCCTTCATGCCTGAGGTTCGCGCGCTCTCCTCAGCCGAGACACTGACCTACCTCCACGACACCATCTCGACCCGCCACCATCCGGTCGCCGTGCCCGAGACGCCGATGTATCTCGACGGGCTGCTGGCGGACGTCCCTCTCGTCGGGGGTCTCGAACCGATGCTGGGCGACCGCCATCTCCGATCGCTGACCATCACGGGCTTTCCCAACGTGAGTCGGCCGGGAATCCTCGATGCGCTTAACGAGGCAAACTTTCCCTATCGTTGGGTCACCCGCTTCATCGCACTGGACAAGGCCGATGCCACGAAGGCGCTGACGAAGATCCGACGCCAGTGGTTCAACAAGCGCAAATCGATCACCGCGCTCTTGCGCGAGATCATGTACAATCAGCCGGCCCAGTTGCTCGACAGCGATGCCGACAACAAGGTGGTCGATGCAGATCTCGCCTTGCAGGCGCTCGGCGGCGATCATGTCGCCTTCGGCTATCTTACGACGACGATCACCGTGTCGGACACGGACCGGGGTCGGGTCGAGCAGAGGATCAGGGCGATCGAGCGCATCACCGGCAGCCTCGGGTTCACGACGATCCGCGAAAGCGTCAACGCCGTCGAGGCATGGTTTTCGTCACTGCCGGGCCATGCCTATGCCAACGTCCGGCAGCCCATCGTCCACACGCTCAACCTGGCCCATCTCATGCCGCTGTCGTCGGTCTGGGCTGGACCGACGCGCAACAGCCATCTCGAGGGGCCGCCGCTCTTCGTGGCCCGGACGTCGGGCTCAACCCCGTTCCGGCTGTCAACCCACGTCGGCGATGTCGGCCACATGATGGTGGTCGGGCCGACCGGCGCGGGCAAGTCGGTGCTGCTGGCACTCATCGCGCTCCAGTTCCGGCGTTATACAGGCGCACGGATCACGATTTTCGACAAAGGCTATTCGGCAAGGGCTGCGGTGCTGGCGATGGGCGGAAGGCATCATTCGCTCGGAAGCGACTCCGAAGGTGGTCCTATGCTCGCGTTCCAGCCGCTGCAGCGCATTGATGATCCTGCCGAGCGGGCCTGGGGGGCCGAGTGGATCGCAGCCCTGTTCGACGCCGAGAATGTCACCGTCACGCCGGAGGTGAAGGACGCTGTCTGGTCGGCACTCGGCAGTCTCGCATCCGCGCCACCTCAGGAGCGGACCATGACGGGCCTGACGCTGCTCCTCCAGTCGAACGCGCTGCGTGTCGCGCTCCAGCCCTATACACTCGACGGCCCGCACGGCCGTCTGCTCGATGCTGCCGGGAGCGAGTTGCAGTTCGCCGACGTCCAATGCTTCGAGACCGAGGCGCTGCTAGGGCAATCCAATGTCGTAGCACCCGTCCTGACCTACCTCTTCCACCGGTTGGAGGAGCGCTTTGACGGGCGGCCGAACCTTCTAATCCTCGACGAGGCTTGGATCTTCCTTGATCACCCGCTGTTCGCAGCCCGCATTCGCGAGTGGCTGAAGACGCTCCGCAAGAAGAATGTCGCGGTGCTGTTCGCGACGCAGAGCCTGGCGGACATCGCCGGCAGCAGCATCGCGCCCGCCATCATCGAGAGTTGTCCGCAGCGCATCCTGCTTCCGAACGACCGGGCGATCGAGCCGCAGGGGCGCGAGGCTTACGCGCGCTTCGGCCTGAACGACCGCCAGATCGAAATCGTCAGTCGGGCGACGCCCAAGCGGCAATATTACCTGCAATCCGCCCGCGGAAACCGCCTGTTCGAACTGGGCCTCGGCCCCGTCGCGCTGGCGCTGTGCGGCGCTTCCAATCCCATCATGCAGCGCCGGATCGATGCGATCGTTGCGAAGGTCGACCGCCACGACTTCACAGCCGCCCTCCTCGCCGATGTCGGCCTGGACTGGGCGGCGGACCTGCTTGCCGGCTTTCCGCGGCGAGAGGGTCTTCGTCCCTGA
- a CDS encoding VirB3 family type IV secretion system protein, whose amino-acid sequence MSGGQHNGRIAGFEVPIHGSLGAPILLGGAPRGLAIVNGTLAAAIGLGLQQWIAGIVVWAVGHSIAVFATRRDPAFAQVLVRHLRQKGYLGC is encoded by the coding sequence GTGAGCGGAGGCCAGCACAACGGCCGGATCGCGGGCTTCGAGGTTCCCATTCATGGGAGCCTCGGGGCACCAATCCTGCTCGGCGGAGCACCGCGCGGGCTCGCCATCGTCAACGGCACCCTTGCCGCCGCAATTGGTCTCGGTCTCCAGCAGTGGATCGCCGGCATCGTCGTCTGGGCGGTGGGGCACAGCATCGCGGTCTTCGCGACCCGGCGCGATCCCGCTTTCGCACAGGTCCTCGTCCGACATCTCCGTCAGAAAGGCTATCTCGGATGCTGA
- a CDS encoding TrbC/VirB2 family protein, with translation MTTAIINDRRTTFLVGAFIGFGIMLASNAHAAGTGMPWEEPLQQVLDSVQGPVAKIMAVAVIVLTGLTLAFGETAGGFRRLIQIVFGLSIAFAASSFFLSFFSFGGGALIA, from the coding sequence ATGACGACCGCTATCATCAACGATCGCCGCACCACGTTCCTGGTCGGAGCCTTCATCGGCTTCGGGATCATGCTCGCCAGCAACGCGCATGCGGCCGGCACAGGCATGCCGTGGGAAGAACCTCTCCAACAGGTGCTCGATTCCGTCCAGGGCCCCGTTGCCAAGATCATGGCAGTGGCCGTGATCGTCCTGACTGGCCTCACCCTGGCATTCGGTGAGACGGCAGGCGGCTTCCGTCGCCTGATCCAGATCGTCTTCGGGCTCTCGATCGCCTTCGCCGCATCAAGCTTCTTCCTCAGCTTTTTCAGCTTCGGCGGCGGGGCGCTGATAGCGTGA
- the trbB gene encoding P-type conjugative transfer ATPase TrbB — translation MTGSLTSDRRRAMLQTAMGSAIAAGLGDPRVIEIMVNPDGALRIDILGEGRVDTEIRLEAEQVERIIRLVAAHARAEIHSDSPIISAELPPHAEGRAGERFEGVLPPIALGPCFSIRKPAERLHTLDEYVSDALMSAAAADILRRAVTQRSNILIAGGTSSGKTTLANALLAEMAWIDARVILIEDTRELQCPLPDTVALRTRPGVTTMTDLVRSTMRLRPDRIIVGEVRGPEALDMLKAWNTGHPGGIATVHANSAIAALYRIEQLVQEAVVTVPRQLIAEAIDIIVFIAGRGSQRRIASIARVSALDPDSGSYTLSELLPSHPEGD, via the coding sequence ATGACGGGCTCGCTCACAAGCGACCGACGCCGCGCGATGCTTCAGACCGCCATGGGGTCCGCGATCGCGGCCGGGCTTGGTGATCCACGTGTGATCGAGATCATGGTCAATCCCGATGGCGCACTGCGCATCGATATTCTGGGCGAAGGTCGCGTCGACACCGAGATCCGGCTGGAAGCGGAGCAGGTTGAGCGCATCATCCGCCTCGTGGCCGCGCACGCCCGTGCTGAGATCCACTCCGACAGTCCGATCATCTCAGCCGAACTTCCTCCTCACGCTGAAGGGCGCGCAGGAGAACGATTCGAAGGTGTACTCCCGCCAATCGCGCTAGGCCCCTGCTTCTCGATCCGCAAACCCGCCGAGCGGCTCCATACCCTCGACGAATATGTCAGCGACGCCCTGATGTCGGCGGCTGCCGCCGACATCCTGCGCAGGGCCGTTACCCAACGGTCCAACATCTTGATCGCGGGCGGCACCAGCTCGGGCAAGACCACGCTCGCCAACGCCCTGCTCGCCGAGATGGCCTGGATCGATGCGCGCGTCATTCTCATCGAGGACACGCGAGAATTGCAGTGCCCGCTTCCCGACACGGTCGCGCTGCGCACACGACCCGGCGTCACAACGATGACCGATCTCGTGCGCTCGACGATGCGCCTGCGCCCCGACCGGATCATCGTCGGCGAGGTCCGCGGTCCAGAGGCCCTCGACATGCTGAAGGCATGGAACACGGGCCACCCGGGGGGGATCGCGACCGTTCATGCCAATAGCGCGATCGCAGCGCTCTACCGCATCGAGCAACTGGTGCAGGAAGCGGTCGTCACCGTGCCGCGCCAGCTGATCGCCGAGGCCATCGACATCATCGTCTTTATCGCCGGCCGGGGTTCCCAGCGCCGGATCGCCAGCATCGCGCGTGTTTCCGCGCTCGATCCGGACAGCGGTTCCTACACGCTCTCCGAACTCCTGCCCTCGCACCCTGAAGGAGATTAA
- a CDS encoding CopG family transcriptional regulator, translating into MVEKVRHQLFLPRPISDRLEALAAKPGASKSSILVDAVTAWLNRRGGSELDDRFGLRLDRLSTALSRIERDGHVTLETLALFIRFELSIQAPLAENDAAGRALARDRFQAFVMQVGRQVAAGKRTLGQTEQHR; encoded by the coding sequence ATGGTCGAGAAGGTCCGCCACCAGCTTTTCCTGCCCAGACCGATCAGCGACCGGCTCGAGGCACTCGCGGCGAAGCCGGGAGCATCGAAGTCTTCGATCCTTGTCGACGCGGTGACCGCCTGGCTCAATCGCCGCGGCGGATCCGAACTCGACGATCGGTTCGGGCTCCGCCTTGATCGCCTATCGACGGCTCTGTCGCGAATAGAGCGCGACGGTCATGTCACGCTTGAGACACTCGCGCTGTTCATCCGCTTCGAGCTCTCAATCCAAGCGCCGCTCGCCGAAAATGATGCGGCCGGACGCGCGCTCGCGCGGGACCGCTTCCAAGCTTTCGTCATGCAGGTCGGCAGGCAAGTTGCGGCCGGCAAACGCACATTGGGACAGACGGAGCAGCATCGATGA
- a CDS encoding conjugal transfer protein TraG translates to MTPTKLLVGQIFVVVALVLASIWSATQWTAAALAYQVELGEPWVIIGGLPVYRPWAIFLWWYHFDGYAPHVFNRGGLIAATGGFLGCGAAIVGSLWRARQSSDVSTYGSAQWASPRAVRAAGLCSNDGVFLGWLHDNYLRHDGPEHVMAFAPTRSGKGVGLVVPTLLGWSGSAVIHDIKGENWQLTAGWRACFSHCLLFNPTDARSARYNPLLEVRRGTDEVRDVQNIADILVDPEGALDRRNHWEKTSHSLLVGAILHILYADEDKTLARVATFLSDPQRPFVATLGTMMTTNHLGTADNPVVHPVVASAARELLNKSENERSGVLSTAMSFLGLYRDPTVAAVTAASDWRIADLVEGDHPVSLYLVVPPSDISRTKPLIRLVLNQIGRRLTEQLHAENTPGRHRLLMMLDEFPALGRLDFFETSLAFLAGYGVRAFLIAQSLNQVEKAYGEYNAILDNCHVRVAFATNDERTAKRISDALGTATEQRAMRNYAGHRLAPWLAHVMVSRQETARALLTPGEVMQLPPTDELVLVAGHAPVRAQKLRYYEDRTFKERILPAPPLATDGYADLPKLRPHDWNDHVRGIDTRLGDGASEVPEHGEGGLEQVRHPAHEIERIAQPDPVSTDALGLGDDDDDAAADKRTMDQAQSLTASRVYAVDASSARPDDLQLDF, encoded by the coding sequence ATGACCCCGACAAAACTCTTAGTTGGACAGATATTCGTCGTTGTCGCGCTCGTGCTCGCGAGCATTTGGTCTGCGACGCAGTGGACGGCGGCCGCACTTGCTTACCAAGTTGAACTCGGTGAGCCATGGGTCATCATTGGCGGTCTACCGGTCTACCGCCCGTGGGCGATATTCCTCTGGTGGTATCACTTCGACGGCTATGCGCCGCATGTCTTTAACCGTGGCGGGTTAATCGCCGCGACCGGTGGGTTTTTGGGTTGCGGCGCGGCGATCGTGGGATCACTCTGGCGCGCCCGCCAGAGTAGCGACGTTTCCACTTACGGCTCGGCACAATGGGCATCGCCACGCGCTGTCCGCGCTGCAGGGCTTTGTAGCAATGACGGCGTGTTTCTCGGATGGCTGCACGATAACTATCTTCGACATGACGGTCCCGAACACGTCATGGCCTTCGCGCCCACCCGCTCTGGCAAAGGCGTCGGCCTTGTCGTTCCGACCTTGCTTGGCTGGTCGGGCTCAGCGGTCATCCACGACATCAAGGGCGAAAACTGGCAGCTCACCGCCGGCTGGCGGGCCTGTTTCTCGCACTGCCTGCTATTCAATCCGACCGACGCCCGCTCGGCGCGCTACAATCCGCTGCTGGAAGTTCGCCGCGGCACCGATGAAGTGCGCGACGTACAGAACATCGCCGACATCCTCGTCGATCCCGAAGGGGCGCTCGACCGGCGCAACCATTGGGAAAAGACCAGTCACTCGCTGCTGGTCGGCGCAATCCTGCATATTCTCTACGCTGACGAAGACAAGACGCTCGCTCGCGTAGCGACCTTTCTCTCGGATCCGCAGCGGCCGTTCGTCGCAACGCTCGGCACGATGATGACGACCAATCATCTCGGCACTGCCGACAATCCCGTCGTCCATCCGGTGGTGGCGTCTGCCGCACGCGAACTGCTGAATAAGAGCGAAAACGAGCGGTCCGGCGTGCTGTCGACGGCTATGTCGTTCCTAGGTCTCTACCGCGATCCGACCGTCGCCGCCGTCACCGCCGCATCAGATTGGCGTATCGCCGATCTGGTCGAAGGCGATCATCCCGTCTCGCTTTATCTGGTCGTGCCACCATCGGACATCAGCCGCACCAAACCGCTGATCCGGCTTGTGCTCAACCAGATCGGTCGGCGCCTCACCGAACAGCTTCATGCCGAGAATACGCCCGGCCGCCACCGCCTCCTGATGATGCTAGACGAGTTTCCGGCACTCGGACGGCTCGACTTCTTCGAGACGAGTCTCGCGTTCCTTGCCGGCTATGGCGTCCGCGCCTTCCTGATCGCGCAAAGCCTGAATCAAGTGGAGAAGGCGTATGGCGAGTATAATGCGATCCTCGACAACTGCCACGTCCGCGTCGCATTTGCGACCAACGACGAACGCACCGCCAAGCGCATTTCGGATGCGCTCGGCACCGCGACCGAGCAGCGTGCCATGCGCAACTATGCGGGCCATCGGCTGGCTCCCTGGCTCGCGCACGTCATGGTCAGCCGGCAGGAGACTGCCCGCGCGCTGCTGACGCCCGGCGAAGTCATGCAGCTTCCGCCGACCGACGAGTTGGTGCTGGTAGCCGGCCACGCGCCCGTCCGCGCACAGAAGCTGCGCTACTATGAAGACCGCACCTTCAAGGAGCGTATCCTCCCCGCGCCGCCGCTCGCCACCGATGGCTATGCGGATTTGCCGAAGCTTCGTCCCCATGACTGGAACGACCATGTCCGCGGCATCGATACGAGGCTGGGCGACGGCGCGAGCGAGGTACCCGAGCACGGAGAGGGCGGTCTCGAACAGGTCAGACATCCGGCACACGAGATCGAGCGGATTGCCCAGCCCGATCCGGTCTCCACCGATGCCCTAGGTCTCGGTGACGATGATGACGATGCCGCGGCCGACAAGCGCACGATGGATCAGGCGCAGTCGCTCACTGCCTCGCGCGTCTACGCGGTCGATGCCTCGTCGGCCCGGCCCGACGACCTGCAGCTGGACTTCTGA
- a CDS encoding DUF3606 domain-containing protein, whose translation MPDDLTDTGGQDRTRISLGEEHEIRYWSEKFGITREELADAVEQVGTSANAVAIYLDKPI comes from the coding sequence ATGCCAGACGATCTTACAGACACAGGCGGCCAGGATCGGACACGCATTAGTCTTGGAGAGGAGCACGAGATCCGATATTGGAGCGAGAAATTCGGTATTACCCGCGAGGAGCTCGCCGACGCTGTGGAGCAGGTCGGTACGAGCGCGAACGCGGTGGCCATTTATTTGGATAAGCCGATCTGA
- a CDS encoding FAD-dependent monooxygenase translates to MARSFLITGCSIAGNTAATLLSRHGFDVTVVERAPEFRDGGQNVDVRGVGREVLRRMKLEQAALDQGTGEEGTVWVNEDDSAAARFEADAIDGDGPTAEMEILRGDLAHLLHDAAGGDVDFRYGDHITAISNEEGEAVVTFASGAIERYDAVIVAEGVGSKTREIVFAGENDTRWMDMTITFFTVPRTADDDRMWRWYNAPGGRSVSLRPDRHGTTRAMLCLSKKPGGEQDWGQERQKAFLRDRFADAGWDTPRILTAMKDSDDFYFDVLRQVRMPRWSKGRVVLTGDAAWCATPLAGVGTTLAVTGAYVLAEELARHDTVADAFAAYEEQMRPMVEDGQSIPKIAPRLMHPETRLGIRLLHGMLGVASLQPVRHAAAKLIGGSAKEADLSRYD, encoded by the coding sequence ATGGCGCGTAGCTTCTTGATCACCGGTTGCAGCATCGCCGGAAACACCGCCGCCACGCTGCTCAGCCGGCACGGTTTCGACGTCACCGTGGTTGAGCGTGCCCCAGAGTTCCGCGACGGCGGCCAGAACGTCGACGTACGCGGTGTCGGTCGCGAGGTTCTGCGCCGCATGAAGCTCGAGCAGGCGGCGCTGGACCAAGGCACCGGTGAAGAGGGCACGGTGTGGGTCAATGAAGACGACAGCGCCGCCGCCCGATTCGAGGCCGACGCGATCGACGGCGACGGCCCGACCGCCGAGATGGAGATATTGCGCGGCGACCTCGCCCATCTGCTTCATGACGCAGCAGGCGGAGACGTCGACTTCCGCTACGGCGATCACATTACGGCAATTAGCAACGAAGAGGGGGAGGCTGTCGTCACCTTCGCCAGCGGCGCCATTGAGCGATACGATGCAGTGATCGTCGCCGAAGGGGTCGGCTCGAAAACGCGAGAAATCGTCTTTGCGGGCGAGAACGACACCCGCTGGATGGACATGACGATCACTTTTTTTACGGTCCCACGGACAGCCGACGACGACCGGATGTGGCGCTGGTACAACGCGCCGGGCGGGCGTAGCGTTTCGCTCCGCCCCGACAGGCACGGTACTACGCGTGCGATGCTCTGCCTGTCGAAAAAGCCTGGGGGCGAGCAGGACTGGGGCCAGGAGCGGCAGAAGGCGTTCCTGCGCGATCGCTTCGCCGATGCCGGTTGGGACACGCCCCGCATCCTGACGGCCATGAAAGACAGCGACGACTTCTATTTCGACGTATTACGGCAGGTACGGATGCCGCGCTGGTCGAAGGGCCGCGTCGTCCTGACGGGGGATGCCGCTTGGTGCGCGACCCCGCTGGCAGGCGTCGGCACCACCCTCGCTGTTACGGGTGCTTACGTTCTCGCCGAGGAGCTAGCGCGGCATGATACGGTTGCGGATGCCTTCGCAGCATATGAGGAGCAAATGCGGCCTATGGTCGAGGACGGCCAAAGCATCCCTAAGATCGCTCCGAGGCTGATGCATCCAGAGACGCGGCTCGGCATACGGCTGCTCCATGGCATGCTTGGCGTCGCCAGCCTTCAGCCCGTGCGCCATGCTGCCGCCAAGCTGATTGGGGGCAGCGCCAAGGAAGCCGACTTATCCCGGTATGATTAA
- a CDS encoding glutathione S-transferase family protein produces MITLHHLNFSRSTRILWLLEELGLDYEVKAYVRDRTFRAPPELAVVHPLGKAPILVDDGLVLAESATILRYLESKYGDGRFVPAAGTSDRAIHEEWLDYVESSAALPAMFTLLGAKTGGLSAGLAGFAGPELAKALTLISDRVKGRDYLMGDRLTLADIQMSYLVAALRNIGQLEGYPAVSAYLERLEATAGLRKAIEIGGTMTPPVG; encoded by the coding sequence ATGATCACGCTTCACCACCTGAATTTCTCGCGCTCCACGCGCATTCTCTGGCTGCTCGAGGAGCTTGGCCTTGACTATGAGGTGAAGGCCTATGTGCGTGACCGCACCTTTCGCGCCCCGCCCGAGCTCGCGGTCGTCCATCCGCTCGGAAAGGCGCCGATCCTGGTAGATGACGGGCTGGTGCTTGCGGAATCGGCTACGATCCTGCGCTATCTGGAGAGCAAATATGGCGATGGGCGTTTCGTCCCGGCAGCCGGCACCTCCGACCGGGCTATCCATGAGGAATGGCTCGATTATGTCGAAAGCTCCGCTGCGCTTCCAGCCATGTTCACGCTTCTCGGTGCGAAGACGGGCGGTCTGTCTGCCGGCCTTGCCGGCTTCGCGGGTCCCGAGCTGGCCAAGGCACTGACCCTCATCTCGGATCGAGTGAAAGGTCGCGACTATCTCATGGGCGATCGGCTGACACTCGCCGACATCCAGATGAGCTATCTGGTAGCAGCGCTCCGCAACATAGGTCAGCTTGAGGGCTATCCGGCCGTATCGGCCTATCTCGAGCGACTGGAGGCGACGGCTGGTCTGCGCAAGGCGATCGAAATCGGAGGCACCATGACTCCGCCGGTCGGCTGA
- a CDS encoding dihydrolipoyl dehydrogenase: MSSIECDVAVIGAGTAGLSAERRARQTGAKTILIDPAFAGTTCANVGCMPSKLLIAAARAAHTASASDVFGIRTEVVVDGATVMRRVRTERDRFARVTRDEIAKLPDGVVVKGRARFVDGETLALEDGRTVRAKAIVLATGARPSVPPSLCSISDLVLTNETVFELDALPATLAVIGAGPLGLELAQAMARLGVATTVLDEGDAIGGLSGDVAEKLEAALSLEFEIHLGVRIEATIVDHDAKLVWSGASEGEQRFERVLVAAGRPPTVRDLDLETTGIELDEHGTPVFDRETMRCGDSSIFVAGDADADRPVLHEASSEGAIAGANAAKLPEIVMARRNVPFSIMFTDPPVAIVGSKPGGGLVTGQASYENQGRARVENRPTGLVEIYADPGDGRLRGATLFCPAADHLGHLLAWSIEAGCTADDLLNRPFYHPTFEEGLKPALRSICEQVGLQLPDVSDEGGPPGA, from the coding sequence GTGAGCAGCATCGAGTGCGACGTAGCCGTTATCGGCGCAGGGACCGCTGGCCTTTCCGCCGAGCGGCGGGCGCGCCAGACGGGAGCCAAGACAATCCTCATCGATCCCGCCTTCGCCGGGACGACCTGCGCTAATGTTGGCTGCATGCCGTCAAAGCTGTTGATAGCGGCCGCCCGGGCGGCGCACACTGCGAGCGCATCGGATGTCTTTGGAATCCGCACGGAAGTTGTTGTGGACGGGGCAACCGTCATGCGCCGCGTGCGCACGGAGCGCGACCGGTTCGCGCGGGTCACCCGGGATGAAATCGCCAAGCTTCCCGACGGCGTCGTCGTGAAGGGCAGGGCCCGTTTTGTGGATGGCGAGACGCTCGCTCTCGAGGACGGCAGGACGGTCCGAGCCAAGGCCATCGTCCTCGCGACGGGCGCACGTCCATCTGTTCCACCGTCTTTGTGCAGCATCTCTGATCTCGTTCTCACGAACGAGACGGTCTTTGAGCTGGACGCGCTGCCGGCAACGCTTGCGGTTATTGGCGCGGGGCCACTCGGTCTCGAACTTGCTCAGGCGATGGCGCGCCTTGGTGTGGCGACGACGGTGCTTGATGAAGGCGATGCGATCGGGGGTCTCAGCGGGGACGTTGCCGAGAAGCTGGAAGCCGCGCTTTCACTCGAGTTCGAGATTCATCTCGGCGTGAGGATCGAGGCGACCATCGTGGATCACGACGCGAAGCTGGTTTGGTCCGGAGCATCGGAGGGCGAACAGAGGTTCGAGCGGGTGCTTGTCGCCGCCGGTAGGCCGCCAACCGTGAGGGATCTCGATCTGGAGACGACCGGCATAGAGTTGGACGAGCACGGCACGCCAGTCTTTGACCGGGAAACAATGCGCTGCGGGGACAGTTCGATTTTCGTAGCCGGCGATGCCGATGCAGACCGGCCCGTGCTGCACGAAGCCTCGAGCGAGGGCGCGATCGCCGGAGCGAACGCCGCCAAACTGCCGGAGATCGTGATGGCGAGGCGGAACGTGCCTTTCTCGATCATGTTTACCGACCCCCCGGTGGCGATCGTCGGCAGCAAGCCCGGCGGGGGCCTGGTCACGGGACAGGCCAGTTACGAGAATCAGGGGCGTGCTCGCGTCGAGAACCGGCCTACCGGCCTCGTCGAAATCTATGCCGATCCTGGTGACGGTCGTTTGCGGGGCGCGACTTTATTCTGCCCCGCAGCCGACCATCTCGGCCATCTGCTTGCCTGGTCGATCGAGGCCGGTTGCACAGCCGACGACCTGCTCAACCGGCCCTTTTATCATCCGACTTTCGAGGAAGGCCTCAAGCCCGCGCTCCGATCGATATGCGAGCAGGTTGGCCTCCAGCTGCCGGATGTGAGCGACGAGGGCGGTCCCCCCGGGGCCTGA
- a CDS encoding helix-hairpin-helix domain-containing protein, translated as MKVDVNTADQEALDDVPGLKGHGFEIVRYRQERGRFSDLRQLDEVPGLSGKVDDAIRAELTVE; from the coding sequence GTGAAGGTCGACGTGAACACGGCGGATCAGGAGGCACTGGACGACGTGCCGGGCCTGAAGGGACACGGCTTCGAGATCGTGCGCTACCGCCAGGAGCGCGGACGCTTCTCGGATCTGCGACAGCTCGATGAGGTGCCGGGCCTTTCGGGCAAAGTCGACGACGCCATCCGAGCGGAGCTGACTGTCGAATGA